The Gemmatimonadaceae bacterium DNA window GGCGCTCGATCGCTTTCTGACGTCGTTCGACAACGACGGGCTCGAGAAGCGCGACGGCTACTACTACTCCGACAACTGGGACACCGCCAAGCACCACCTGCGCATCCACGTGGAGACCACGCTCGGCACCGTGTCCATCGATCGGTCAGGCGGCACCCCGTAACGGCGCGCCGCCGCGGTCAGCGGGGGCGTGTCACGGTCAGTGCAGGGTCCGGAATAGCGCGGCCAGGCCGTTCCACGCGATCTGAACACCGATGCACAGCAGCACGAACGCGATCACGCGCAGGATCCCGTGTACGGTCTGCGGCGCGATCTTCTTGGTGATCTTCGGCGCGTACCGGTAGCTCAGCATCACCGAGAGACAGAGGGCCACCACCGCCACCACGATGCCGAGGTGCGCCAGGACGTACCGCGAGCCCGTGTTGCGCGACGCATGGGCGCTGAGCGTCAACATGACGACGATCGTCCCCGGGCCGGCCGTGACGGGAAAGGTGAACGGAAAGAACACCTTGCCGTCCAGCGACGCGACGGACGCCGCGGGTTGCGCGCCCTGGACTTCGGGCGCCGCCGGCGCCTCGTCGTTCAGCAGCCTCCACCCCATCGCGGCCAGGACGAACCCGCCCGCCACCTGCACCACCGGCAGGGAGATGCCGAAAAAGGCCAGCAGCGCGGCGCCCACGAGCTCGATCGTCGCGAGAAACAGCGCCGTGCTGATCGCGATCTTGCGGGACAGGCGGCGGAGGACCTCATCCGGCGCGTCCTCCACCAATCCCAGAAATACCAGCGCCGACCCCAGTGGATTGATCACGGGGAGCAGCGCGCTGAAGGCGAGCGCGAAGAATTCGAGAACGAGCATCATGGCGTGGGGGTTGGGGCCGGGAGCAGTGTGACCGTCATCCGGCGCGCAACCGCACCGGCGCGCCGCGCGTGAGGCCCAGCGTCTCCGCGGCGCTGCCGTCGCGCACGGCGATCTCCAGCAACCCCGACGAGCCCACCAGCGCCATCGCCGCCCCGGGCGGCACGTCGGCATAGGTGTGCGTCACGGGCACGTCGCGGCCGCCGGCCGTGACCATGCCGCCCCTGACCCCCAGCAGATTTGTGATCGCGTTCCCGAAGCGATCGATCGTCACCACCTGCCCCTCCACCGACCCGTCCGCGGCGCGGCGCGGCT harbors:
- a CDS encoding MarC family protein — encoded protein: MMLVLEFFALAFSALLPVINPLGSALVFLGLVEDAPDEVLRRLSRKIAISTALFLATIELVGAALLAFFGISLPVVQVAGGFVLAAMGWRLLNDEAPAAPEVQGAQPAASVASLDGKVFFPFTFPVTAGPGTIVVMLTLSAHASRNTGSRYVLAHLGIVVAVVALCLSVMLSYRYAPKITKKIAPQTVHGILRVIAFVLLCIGVQIAWNGLAALFRTLH